A genomic window from Leishmania donovani BPK282A1 complete genome, chromosome 16 includes:
- a CDS encoding metallopeptidase, putative, with protein sequence MSTSAASPAQRSPGQSQWSLSTPVSSRPQHKLRSSVPIVSDAYWTPDFAHMETARRQKPWRFDSLFFESVSVSLAATVKMFLHGTRGCPDMSQGRFNWFEVMGLLIGHFSHRELILTDSFSLPVAASEVECSMTEASQIYMANYLEYHRRLGKAEPGCLGWYHTHPGYSCFLSGIDVTTQRDSQQMQDPWVALVIDPVKTLRTGQFSMKAFRTYPEGDFQGQRPRSASHSAVDGAQPAASPASATASTMSDDYGLPPSNRVKEFGMHAHRYYELPVRIVQSARDAPLWELLQRHFWPLSLSLTFPFAPSTRICNCCSAELAKVVSALGARAQDSCTCERSPLACDSFSRRGSVGSMPLLYQSSKVVGSAQACSGGDGSADADDAAEMEQRLLAITGEVLRVRAESFSLIGASHPVHAELLAAMRAVAAAAGPATTDKRHGCTSLGTARNARNEASFSSLFTSRRDDPMEEEEA encoded by the coding sequence ATGTCGACAAGCGCGGCTAGCCCGGCGCAGCGGTCGCCTGGTCAGAGCCAGTGGAGCCTGAGCACGCCTGTCTCCAGCAGACCACAGCACAaactgcgcagcagcgtccctATCGTGTCGGATGCGTATTGGACGCCCGACTTCGCTCACATGGAAACTGCTCGACGACAGAAGCCATGGCGCTTCGACTCGCTCTTCTTCGAGTCTGTCTCGGTGTCGCTGGCGGCCACAGTGAAGATGTTTCTTCACGGCACGCGTGGCTGCCCTGACATGTCACAGGGCCGCTTCAACTGGTTCGAGGTGATGGGGCTCTTAATTGGGCATTTCAGCCACCGCGAGCTCATATTGACCGACAGCTTCAGCTTGCCTGTCGCTGCCTCGGAGGTGGAGTGCAGCATGACGGAAGCCTCACAGATTTACATGGCCAACTACCTTGAataccaccgccgcctcggcaagGCAGAACCAGGGTGTCTTGGGTGGTACCACACCCACCCCGGCTACTCCTGCTTTCTCTCCGGCATCGATGTGACGACGCAGCGGGACAGTCAACAGATGCAGGATCCctgggtggcgctggtgaTCGATCCAGTCAAAACGCTACGGACTGGCCAGTTCTCCATGAAGGCGTTCCGCACGTATCCTGAGGGGGACTTTCAGGGTCAGCGTCCTCGGAGTGCGTCTCACAGCGCTGTTGACGGGGCTCAACCTGCAGCGTCtcccgccagcgccaccgcctctacTATGTCTGACGATTACGGGCTTCCTCCTTCCAACCGCGTGAAGGAGTTtggcatgcacgcgcaccgaTACTACGAGCTGCCCGTACGCATAGTGCAGAGCGCGCGCGATGCGCCACTGTGGGAGCTTCTGCAGCGACACTTCTggcctctctcgctctccctcaccTTTCCGTTCGCGCCGTCGACAAGGATCTGCAACTGCTGTTCTGCCGAGCTCGCCAAGGTGGTGTCTGCCCTGGGGGCACGGGCACAGGACTCGTGCACATGTGAGCGGTCTCCTCTGGCATGTGATAGCTTTTCTCGTAGAGGCAGCGTGGGCAGCATGCCGCTGCTTTATCAGTCAAGCAAAGTCGTTGGAAGTGCCCaggcgtgcagcggcggcgatggcagtGCAGACGCCGACGATGCGGCAGAAATGGAGCAACGACTTCTCGCCATTACAGGCGAGGTACTTCGAGTCAGAGCGGAATCCTTCTCGTTGATCGGCGCTTCACACCCTGTGCACGCAGAGCTGCTTGCTGCGATgcgtgccgttgccgcggctgcaggacCTGCAACAACAGACAAGAGACATGGCTGCACATCACTAGGGACCGCTCGCAACGCGCGAAACGAGGCGTCCTTCTCGTCATTGT